From a single Mus musculus strain C57BL/6J chromosome 12, GRCm38.p6 C57BL/6J genomic region:
- the Dnajb9 gene encoding dnaJ homolog subfamily B member 9 precursor encodes MATPQSVFVFAICILMITELILASKSYYDILGVPKSASERQIKKAFHKLAMKYHPDKNKSPDAEAKFREIAEAYETLSDANSRKEYDTIGHSAFTNGKGQRGNGSPFEQSFNFNFDDLFKDFNFFGQNQNTRSKKHFENHFHTRQDGSSRQRHHFQEFSFGGGLFDDMFEDMEKMFSFSGFDTTNRHTVQTENRFHGSSKHCRTVTQRRGNMVTTYTDCSGQ; translated from the exons ATGGCTACTCCACAGTCAGTTTTCGTCTTTGCAATCTGCATTTTAATGATAACAGAATTAATCCTGGCCTCCAAAAGCTACTATGATATCTTAGGTGTGCCAAAGTCTGCCTCAGAGCGACAAATCAAAAAGGCCTTTCACAAATTAGCCATGAAGTACCACCCTGACAAAAATAAAAGCCCTGATGCTGAAGCAAAATTCAGAGAGATTGCAGAAG CGTATGAAACACTCTCGGATGCCAATAGTCGGAAAGAGTATGACACAATTGGACACAGTGCTTTTACCAATGGCAAAGGACAAAGAGGCAATGGGAGTCCTTTTGAACAGTCATTTAACTTCAATTTTGATGACTTATTtaaagactttaatttttttggtcAGAACCAAAACACTCGGTCTAAGAAGCATTTTGAAAACCACTTCCACACACGCCAGGATGGTTCTAGTAGACAAAGGCATCACTTCCAGGAGTTTTCTTTTGGAGGCGGATTGTTTGATGATATGTTTGAAGACAtggagaaaatgttttcttttagtgGCTTTGATACCACCAATCGACACACAGTACAGACTGAAAATAGATTTCATGGATCTAGCAAGCACTGCAGGACTGTCACTCAACGAAGAGGAAATATGGTTACTACATACACTGATTGTTCAGGACAATAG